In the Triticum aestivum cultivar Chinese Spring chromosome 2B, IWGSC CS RefSeq v2.1, whole genome shotgun sequence genome, AGAAATCCTCGGCGCAGCTGAATTTCTTGGGATCCGCGGCTATGATCTGATGGGCCGAGCCACAGCACGTCTCGGcgatcaccgccgccgcccgtTGCTGGGCAGCGTGGTCGCTCCCCTTGAAGAACAGACAGACGCCCTTACTTCCATAGCTCCGGCTGCTGGCGACCGCCTCCGCGATCTCCGCGACGGTGCCTACAGGCTGGCACGGTATGTTTTTGCGCAGCCGCCGCTCCAGCTCATGCGCCACTCCATCGTGACTCCCCTGAGCACGACCGTCGGAGGTGGCCGTGTCCGAGAGTGGGAGGAGGGTGCCAAGAGCGAGCGTCGTCTTCACGTCCGGGCGCTCCGGCTCCATGAGGCCCGGACAAGGCAGAGGCGATGGAGGTGACCACCTGCTGCTGCTCCTTGGGTGCCCCATCAATCCCTCTAAGCCCAAGAAGCCTGCAATGCTCGGCGTGCTCTGGCTGCTCGGCAGCAGGCAAGGACTCGGCCACCACGAGTTTGGAGGTGCAGATAGCCCAGGACCAAAGCAAGAAGGGGAGCACGGATCATTCTGCTGGCTGCGCCACAGGTGAAGCTTTCTGCACAGCCTGCTCCATTTCCTCTTGAGTTCGATCAGATGGTTTCCCTGGATCATCACCACCAAATAAAAAGGAGATAAGACATCCAATTCAAATCAAACTGGCATAGATTTCGCTGTGAGTATGAACTATGAAGCACATTTGAAGAAGTGCAATGAAATGTTCTGTCTGATCTCCAAGTTGCTCCTAGTTACCTGGTGTGGCATTTGATGATCGGCCGGTGGCTTGTTGTCGAGCACCAGCCAGGCCGGGAGGCTGCAGCGTAGGCCCTCCGTGCCAGCCTCTGCCTTGACGACGGACGCCTCCCTCTCGTAGCTCCTGTTGCATTCGCTGCACAGCACCAGCTTGTCTTCCTCCTGCTCGCCTCCCAGCGCCATTGGCTCAGCTGCCATTGCCACAGGACTCTGGGCAAGCAGCTGCCTGGTCGCCATGGCCTGCTGCATCGCAGTCGCACTGTTGGAACATCAGGGGACAAACAAAACGATGTCAAGCACACTACCATGACAAAGTTTCCATcaatttatttgaagtttttacagGTACAAGCACACTACAAAAGGAGCAAGCAGAAAAGATCAGGCAGATTTTATTCAAAAAAGGCGGAGCAGTTTCATGGAATTTCCAGTGTATTGCAGGGAAAATAATCATAGGGACATAACTGTAGCCATATCAAACCATCTATCTAGAGTAGTTTGAATTTTTGTACCATCCCCATCTACTACTACAAATACTCTCTATGATTGATCTTGTGTGCATGAAAAGTGCATCATTGCAAGGAAAAGGGCACCGGATCAGTCTCACAAGTCACACATTTGTGTACCAAAAAGGGGGGCAGGCTAGGCACTGTTGCTGCTGCATCAGAAGAAGACTTTTGCGCCGAGCATGCAGAGAACCTAATCGGATCAGATGGAATCTCTGCAGAGGCTAAAAAGCATTGCATTCCCCAAAAATAACACTCtttttctctccatctctctctctctctgtgtctctcATCAATTTCTACTGCCTGCAGCATGCATGATCAAGCCTGCAAGCTCACATGCTTTCAGTTTAGATGACAAGAAAGCTCAAGCACCTCATTAATGTCGAAAGATGAAATGGTATTTTATACTACTACTCTACTTGAGGTCTAGTAGTATGGAGGGTACAGATAGTACTACGGGCTAGTGGTGCAGGTAGTAGTAGAGCTtggcttgtttttgtttttgaaacatctgACCTCTGACCAAGTGGTCCTTCTAGACAGCAACACACAAGGCTGCATGCAGCAACAGTGAGCAGGAAGAGAAGGCAACAAGGGAAGGGAGGACACGAGATACATGCACGACAAGGGAATGGCACTGTAGGGGGAGGCATGTTTCTTGGTTGAGAGCTGCTATGCACACGACGCATAGCAGACGATTTGTGCACGATACAGCACATCAGTGCGTCCGTGCATATTATCTAAGTGCAACAGATGGCTAGATTGACATCGTGCAGCTGTCGTGCATGTAGTGCATCGTCTGCATAGCAGTTTCGTTCTTGGTTGCTCACCTcggagaggaggaagaatggagattgTTGAGGGCCAGCCCAGTGCCGCTCGCGGTGGGGACCGCCACGGCCTGTAGCGCCCAGGCGGACTCCAGCGATGGCTGCCCACGCCGCTGCTGGCACCGCATGTAGGTCTGGTAGCTGGCCGTGGCCACCAGCCAGACGCGGCATCGCGGCGGCGCGCTGGCGCGGAGGTCGTCGAGGAGCCGGCCAAGCTCGGCCACCATGTGCTCCACGGGGCTGTACGACAACGCGGTGtggtcggcgccgccgccggcaggaTCCTCGTCCAGCGCCCACCGCAGGTCTCCGACGTAGACGACCAGGCCGCCGCGCTGGACGGCGTCCACGCTGCGGCGGAGCTCCGCGGCCTTGGCGTCCACGTCGGCGCGGCTCATGAGCCGGACGTGCACGTAGGAGAGCTGAAGCTTGAGGAGGTGCGCGCCGGCGAGCTCCTCGGGGACTTCTCCGCGCTCGAGGCACCGCAGCAGCTCGCCGGCGACGGCCTCCGCCATCGACACCGAGTCGCCGACGACGACGGGGTTGGTCCTTCTCCCCTGCTTCCGCACCATCACCTCCAAGACCGCCCTCACGTCCTCCTTGCAGTACGGAACGGCCACGGCCGGCGAGCTCAAGAACTGTGCCGGCCACATCCCGAAGCCGCAGCCGTCAATGCTGCCGTGGTCGAGGAAGAAATGTGGAGGTATGACCGGCGGAGGAGGGGACGAAGACGAGGATGACATCATGAGCGCGCTCTCCTCCTCGAGGTTGCTCTTGACGGTGGCGCTGGAGAAGCCCGCCTCCCGCATCACGCGGCTTACGCTGGGGTCGTCAAGAATGGAGATGATGAGCTGGTCGAGCTCCACCTTGATGGCGAggagcggctgctgctgctgctgctgcgcgcCTTGGTGCTGCACCGGGCCCGGGGATGGCGGCGGCTGCTGCAGCTCGACGCAGCCTCGGCGCTGGTTGGCCTGCGCACGCTTGAGCGCGGCGACGAGCGAGTTGGAGAGCGCCGGGTTGGGCTGGACGAGCGAGGAGGCGAATGGCGCGGCCGAAGACGGCGGCGGCGAGTGCGGCCCGGAGTTGGGCAGGCGGTTGAGCGCCACATTGAAGCAGAGCTCGAGCGCGCGGCACTGGAGCGGGTGCTGCGCGGGCGGCACCGCGGGGTGGGAGCGCAGGCAGGCGCGCCTGAGCAGCCCGTAGGTGGCGCCCCCCGCGAGCGGCTGCGAGCAGGCGGAGCTGAGCAGCGCGAAGGCGACGTGCAGCGGCGTGACCTGCGCATGGCCTCGGCGGCGCGCGAGGCCGACGGCGAGCTTGAGCACCGCGGCCGCCTCGGCGGTGAGCGACTGGTGGATGGTGTAGGCCCCGGCGCGCATCACTCGATCGGCTGTCCACGCCCCCACCCCCCCCACACCCCGCGGAGAAGAAGCTCCTCCCCCTCTCACTTGGTgtggctccttcttcttcttgtcaccaccacctcctcctttgGCGCTGCTGCTGATTCTGATGAGGCGAGGGGAGAGCGTCCGTCCCTCTTTATGGATCGGTTTGTGTCTACTGTAGGCGTGATCACTGTGGTAGCTTGGGTAGCTGCTGCCTTCTTTTGTGGCGGCTTTACTTTATCTTTATAGACCTCGCTCCATGCACACTGGACCGGATAGATAGCCTGAGCCTGAGCTGAGAGGAGAGGAGGGCCTTGTCTCTTTATCGAGGGTGGCGGATGCCGCCGCTGTGGCTTTGCATAGCCCCGTCAGGCTCCGCTCTCATTCTCAGGGCATCTTTAACAGGTTGTATGTTAGGCTTGTTGGTAAAATattcatgtcatcaaccaacaagctatcatacaactactTCAATAAATTGTATGTAAGCTATTCAATTTcaccttggagcttgtgcaaaggttattgattaatctacatacaactttgctctctctATATTTATTATATGTCACATCATCACTATGTTCTAGATGACAAATTATCAAACACCTATCTTACGACTGTTGAAGATGCGCTCATacccacacacacactctctctcttccCTCCGCGGCGTGGTGGCATTCCGCCATGCATggcatgctctctctctctctcctcctttgcATATGCCTCTGTTTTCTCGGCAGGGATCTTTCCCTTTCCACGCACAGCTGCCAATGCATGCAAAAGCTCGTGTGTCCCCTCCCGCCCCTTCGTCCCCAGCATCAACCAGGAGCAGTGACATGCCCACATGTACCACTCCGCTGCTAAGCGCTGCGATGGTACTACTGCCTACGTGCTCCTACTACGTCGTTGGCCATGGCGATCCCTAGGCTGCCCACTCTTGTTTTGAACTCAGCTGCCTTGTTGGTAATGATAGGGGGATTAACACTAACATGTGCAACTGCAATCTGCATTGCATCATGATATTTGCTGTATATATATACGTAGGTGATTAATGATCGTTCCATGGTCAAGGTATATTGTTGACCTGTGCCCCCACAAAAGTAACAGGAAAAGGAAAGCAAATTACAAAAGCTATGCTAAAGTACTTGATGATGCGGGCCAATAGATTATTAGATCAAAAGAAGAGCAGCCTCACTGAAGCGCAAAGCTCATCCAATTTCTGCCTGGGGTTTAAAGCTCTGATCGCCTACCACGCGCTGCCCTTCTTTTTACGAAAcacaaaaagaaaagataaaggaaAGTTGGACGCATCAAGTACTTCCATGGATGAGGATGACCAATCTAATGTACGTACTACATCGCAGATATACGCTGATACAGTATGTAAGGCAGCCTGTGCAGGCACTACTGTTGGTAAAAACCCGGCGGTTGAGGTAATAAAAGGTACAGTACTACAATGAAATGTATCGGTGGACTCTGGCTCCAACCGTGGCTGTGCAGAGGAAAAGGCTACCTCCCTGGAAAAGAAGGGTAAGAAATAGAGTAAACTATAAAGAAAGGAAAATGGTAGAGATGCAAATAATTTACGGCGGCTGCCTGGACGGTGCAGACAAACTTTGCACCAATAAGGATATTCTTGTGGAAAAGATCCATGGGATTTATTTCTTTGAATTTGTAATGGTGACATGGCAACTTAGGGATTTTCTTTTTGAGGAAAACTTAGCGATATTGTTCTTGTGGAGAAGATGGCAACTTAGGGATTTTGTTCTTTGAAAAATATGGAAGATTTAGGAATTTGCAAAGGGTACATGGCAAAATTTAAGGAAATTCTTCTAGAAAAACACATGACAACTTTTTGGGAAATTTTAAAAACGGGCATATGACAAAATATAGGGATTGTGTTCTTTGAAAAGTGTTGCAAATTTAGGAATTTGCACTACACACATGCTACTTTTAGGAAATTTGTTCTCTAAAAAGGACTGACATgtcttggaaaattgtaaatgggCACACAGACAAATTTAGGAGGTTTgttatttaaaaacaaaaaatatgacAAATTTAGCAAAATTACCATTGTCACATGGCAAATCTAGATTTTGTTCTTTAAAAAAACATTGCTACTTTTGGAAAGTTTGTAATTGGCACGTGTCAAATGTAAGATTGTGGTTCTTTTCAAATAATGGCAAGTTTAGgaatttgccatgatatgttcaatAAAACTACCATAATGTATACACTATATTTTCCATAGACTCTTGGAAATTTTGGCATGGTACATAAACAAATAAGAATTGACATGTTATGTAAGATAAAACTTGCCATAGTACATATAATAGATTTGCCATGACTCATGAAATAAAATTAACTAAAATTGTGGCttgaaaaaacaaaaacaacaaagTTGTTGACATGTATTTGGAAATCATGATGTAGTGACATGGCAAATGCATACTATACTTGCCGGTTTAGCTAAGGCGTATGTTATTATCACTAGATCATTTTTTTTGGGTATTATCTGGTTTGCCATGAGTTTTCATTGCAAATTGTCACCCACTCTAGTGAATAGCTCGGGTGAAATAGCTCATGGAGTTTTGCAGAGAGGGGTCCGGGGTATTTTTAGGATAGGGCCACGGGGTAGTATAAGGGTGAAGTAACCTAGcaataagtatttcactcagtagAGAACCAAGGTTCATCAAACTAGAAGGATTTCTTCCAGCAAAAAAAAGTCATGGATACCCGCACACAAAACACAATACAAACTTGTCCCCAACACGTCAAGAAGGTTGTCAAACTTCTTGTCTTGCTAGTTAAAAGATTAAATTGCACGGTATGGTAGGAATTGATAGATAGGTAAAATAAATAAAACGGTATAGCAATGTAAAGTATTTTTTGGTGATGTTTTCGATAGAGTAAAGCAGACCCCCGGGTCCATAgattcactagtggcatctctccaaGCAGACACGTGGTGGTGTGGTCAACAAATTATAGTTAGCAGCGATTAAATTACAATATTTATACttatgactatgatcattcatggtatAATCTCATATATGTGTTATGTCCATGATATGTAGACAATTATCTATCCAACATGCATCCCGAAGTATTAAGTTTATGACAAACAAAGCATTGCAATAAGGCAAAAATACAATACATATCCATTCTCTTTTCTCACTAGGACGGatcaccgcaaggttgaacccactACTCTACATCACTCCCTTTGAAGAACTACCCATCAAACTTGTCCAAAGTAGAAAAATTGATCGTGGAGCATACAAAGCTACTTAATTATACAACAAATAAACTTCAAAAGATTCAATATATTTCAATAAAAaatctgatcataaagtgacaattcatctatcatatcccaataaacacaccatcGATTACATTATATGGATCCTGATCATGTGAGGCAACTCATGGGAACTTTTTATTAAATCACAagggagagaggaagccatctagctattgctAAGGACCCTAAGGTCCTAAGGGGACTACTTAGACATGATCATGGAGGCAACAAGGTTAATAAAGGAGCCTCTGGTGATGGATCctccctccggtagggtgctggaaCAAGCCTCCAGATTGGATCTCCTTGGAACAGGAATTTGCAGTGgcagaaaaaatcagagaaaattTGTATTGAGAGTTTCTCGATCTATGGAAGAATCAGTGAAAGGCAGTGTACAGGGGGCCCACGCGACCCAGTGGTGCAGGTCAACCCCTAACCACACCACCTAGTCGTGTGGGACCCCTAGCAGGTCCGAACACTTTCTAGGATCCACGTGGTGagaaaaaattgtattaaattcTCAGGGTGTTTTGACCTTCGTAGGTATGGACTTTATGAAATGTCAAAAACATGCAAAAAGACAAAAACTAACTCTGGGGACTGGATTAATTGGTTAGtcctaaaaaataatataaattgctatTGAAAGTATTcaaaagtgataatataatagcatgaaacaatcaaaaattataaataacgTTTGGACGCATCACACATCCTCGAGTTGCATGAACGTGAGATTATGGCGAGTGGGGAGCCTGGCATGGGACGACGGGCTTCGGGCAGAGGTTGACAATGATGAAGACCACTAGTGGGTCTTGCCcatcggtgagagagagagagagagagagagctcgggaGAGGTGGCGACCATGAGATCTCACGCGGACGACCAGGATTAAATCTCGGCATACCGCTTCATTTTTTCTTTTGCGGACGCGCACGTGTGTGTTGTGTTGGGTCGTGGGGCCAACTAGTTTTGTTGGCCTGGCTGGCCATCCGGTTTGggcctttatttttattttctatctctctttcttttctcttttcctttttctattttcttttccttttttcattttttcttttaaaCCCAGGATTTACTTATACTTTGAATTGCCCAAATTCAAACTACTTGTAATCCTTTGAAAACACAAAGAAGACAGGGCAAATATAAATCTATGGAAATTATTTCCCCACCCTTTGCAATTTTGAAAAAGGTTTTATGCATAAATAAAATCATTATGGCCTCTAACTAAACTCTAAATTGTTTTAGGGTTTAAGAACCGGTCAATTTGATTTTCCTAACTCCAAATATGCAATGAAATGCAATGCTTCTAAatgcacactactgcaggatgctgctaacgcgacactatgatcagagacccttcgacgaaactgtgtgcgatgcaataatcgaaAACGGTGGTGtagaaaaaccatcaaaaaaggtgcaaagcgtttgcgatgacggattcatcaaacacagttcagattttggttgcgtgtgcgatgtagggcatacggttcagttcaattaactgtttgcgatgaggagaaaTAAAACAAACGggctgccagatgaaggcgtgtgcgatataaagcatacggttcactcggatgaactgtttgtgatgaggcggaacaacagaaacgggcagccaatgaaggtgtgtgcgatatacggcatacagttaactcagatgaactgtttgccttgagccaagagaacagaaacaatttaacttaacaagatgtgtgtgatacgcgacaaacgggtctgtaatcagaaatgtgtgggaagaccgataacaacacagacgattcctgttaacaagccgtgtgtgttgtgagcaaacgattgctggtatataatttatagtgattgatgaaatcatcaccgacggcttccattgtttagtccgtgtgcgatgtgatttgctctgtctacagagcatcaacatatatactgaaaaagacagcattgcataaccaaattaagcatacaattacacaagtgactacacacataccatttccacacaccaaagtaagcaattacatgtatACTAAACTAgaagaaacgaggatctaatcatctacttcttgctGCGAGACGTTTGCCATTGCTCTACTTCTGGCTGGATccttggccgttttggggaaggaggaacttcctcatgtcaacgatccgcctgaacatggcgtagctcgtgtacgcctccttggccgcgtacacaacgtgagctttgttgagtttctccattcaggccgagtgccaggcacgcttgtccttgttgcaggaatccttcatgtctctatagtaggggtcgatgatggcctcggcgaggtgaaccagtgagtccttctcatgctccttactgccccagatcttgtattggccctggatgtcgacaagattctggcaggcgatgcccaaattcttgagcaccttgacatcgttggtgatgtccaccatagtgaACATGTAGTGgaggttgttgacaaacctggcgaaatgcttgcaaggccttgtggccaggcaatagtggtagacgaggacgttgTTGCGCACGCACATATGGGCGACtatgaccttgggacgagacccggcatgagtgcgggtgtactcgaggtcaaacccgaccaccttgtacttctcctcggcaagtgatatctactacacaaccttcttcttgtagacgttgttggacctccaagtgcagaggtttgtaggacagtagcaaatttccctcaattggatgacctaagatttatcaatccgtggtaggcgtaggttgaagatggtctctctcaaataaccctgcaaccaaacaacaaagagtctcttgtgtccccaacacacccaatacaatggtaaattgaataggtgcactagttcggcgaagagatggtaatacaagtacaatatggatggtagatataggttttcgtaatctaaaaatataaaaacagcaaggtaactaatgataaaagtgagcacaaatggtattgtaatgcttcgaaacaaggcctagtgttcatactttcactagcacAAGCCGCTCAAGAatgataacataactagatcatataacaatccctcaacgtgataacataacgggatgatgaagatggccactggtgatggacccccccctccggcagggtgccggaacagggtcccgattggtttttgggggctatagaggcttgcggcggcggaactcccaatctaggtttctttctggaagtttggggatttgTAGGAGGAGTTGGCGTCGGTCTCACTGAGGGGGCCTCACAgggagtccatgaggcagggggtgtgccctccaccctcgtggggcccacgggactcccctccggtagcttttcattccagtatttttatattttccaaaaaaatctctgttgattttgAGCGCATTCCGAGatcttttatttctacacaaaaacaacaccatggtagttttgctgaaaacaacgtcagtccgggttagttctaatcaaatcataccaaaatcatgtaaaaatattataaacatggcatgaatacataaaaaattatagatacattggagacgtatcaagcatccccaagctcagttcctgctcgtcctcgagtaggtaaatgacaaaaacagttttttgatgtggaatgctacctaacatatttatcaatgtaatcttctctattgtggcaagaatattcggatccataagattcaaaacaaaggattaatattgacataaaaacaataatacttcaagcatactaataaagcaatcatttcttcttaaaataacatggccaaagaaagttatccctacaaaatcatatagtctggctatgctctgtcttcatcacacaaaatatttaaatcatgcacaaccctgatgataagccaagcaattgtttcatacttttgatgttctcaaaccttttcaacttccacgcaatacatgagcgtgagccatggacataacactataggtggaatagaatggtggttgtggagaagacaaaaaggaagaagatagtctcacatcaactaggcgtatcaacgggctatgaagatccccataaatagatatcaatgtgagtgagtagggattgccatgcaacggatgcactagagatataagtgtatgaaagctcaaaaagaaactaagtgggtgtgcatccaactcgcttgctcacaagatctagggcaatttgaggaagcccatcattggaatatacaagccaagttctataattaaaaattcccactagtatatgaaagtgacaacataggagactctctattatgaagatcatgatgctactttgaagcacaagtgtggtaaaaggatagtagcattgccccttctctctttttctctcattgttttttttgttttttgggccttctgtagcgaccagacctcaaacagtctaatctctgtgcatcagtgtcatccctggatcagtaatgctgacacgcacagtacttgaaggatttataacagagtagcaatcacacacttattacatcgaatgtctccaaagagaacttattacaaaaaatatggcttaatgccatctaataacgataacagcggaaggcttgaaagataagtgagtctatcaactccaacggcatcactgagtatagaaccacgatcctaaagcatcttactcgtcgtctgaagagtctacaacatgaacgttgcagcccgaaaacgggccagcacatgaaatatgttggcaaagtaacacatagagagtaatgaaagaataaagctatactacatgcatatatggctggtggaaagctctatggttatagtttttgcataaagccagtttttccctactgcaaaggaataaatttatttagctatcatggtggttgttaaacattgagaatggttgacagcattctcaatcccaattaagtaacatcatcattaaacaaacccaacaatattaattagagtaacatgatgagattcacatgataatccaagtactagatactcaaa is a window encoding:
- the LOC123045194 gene encoding protein SMAX1-LIKE 4; this translates as MRAGAYTIHQSLTAEAAAVLKLAVGLARRRGHAQVTPLHVAFALLSSACSQPLAGGATYGLLRRACLRSHPAVPPAQHPLQCRALELCFNVALNRLPNSGPHSPPPSSAAPFASSLVQPNPALSNSLVAALKRAQANQRRGCVELQQPPPSPGPVQHQGAQQQQQQPLLAIKVELDQLIISILDDPSVSRVMREAGFSSATVKSNLEEESALMMSSSSSSPPPPVIPPHFFLDHGSIDGCGFGMWPAQFLSSPAVAVPYCKEDVRAVLEVMVRKQGRRTNPVVVGDSVSMAEAVAGELLRCLERGEVPEELAGAHLLKLQLSYVHVRLMSRADVDAKAAELRRSVDAVQRGGLVVYVGDLRWALDEDPAGGGADHTALSYSPVEHMVAELGRLLDDLRASAPPRCRVWLVATASYQTYMRCQQRRGQPSLESAWALQAVAVPTASGTGLALNNLHSSSSPSATAMQQAMATRQLLAQSPVAMAAEPMALGGEQEEDKLVLCSECNRSYEREASVVKAEAGTEGLRCSLPAWLVLDNKPPADHQMPHQGNHLIELKRKWSRLCRKLHLWRSQQNDPCSPSCFGPGLSAPPNSWWPSPCLLPSSQSTPSIAGFLGLEGLMGHPRSSSRWSPPSPLPCPGLMEPERPDVKTTLALGTLLPLSDTATSDGRAQGSHDGVAHELERRLRKNIPCQPVGTVAEIAEAVASSRSYGSKGVCLFFKGSDHAAQQRAAAVIAETCCGSAHQIIAADPKKFSCAEDFCSDVVSRACKLTCNRFVLVIPDVEHALRHVVECLVAASRCGCIKDHFGQELDLSGSIIIFTTSELANRATDVISLRLWSSSSPGDVKRKAEIEPPTRECKRALHGSSSGHGIDLDLNLCAGNDSDDDAVPSDITHESDSREHGDLHHLLESVATGVLTLDKDADADQRAAAAIREVLVGAVGKEVQLDDEAAEALTAASGHFLDEVLWRWAVEVFEPAAAAAVVENGGKVVILGVGPGGGAQVSGFMGSALPSRVLVD